The following proteins are co-located in the Candidatus Aquicultor sp. genome:
- a CDS encoding UbiA prenyltransferase family protein, producing MKTAPEPSRKLGYFSLFFDLARSYQSLLSLSQPLLGAIIALGAMPSLRVIILGLIAATTGYLAVFSMNDLLDYKVDSKSIKAGKAERDKHDIGVAVFKHPLARGELSFVAALSWVLGTGFVSAFFAYLLNPLCAWIFLGCVVLETLYCAMRSVSWVKTFATGVMVGLGGLAGWAAVAPLSRGSLYFFLFLALWEVAGRNLANDLADVDSDRRIGLKTVASVFGNRTSATMILIGAWLTVASSVVLPISLTAKLVGLAITVWSMGTPSIKLALNPSSMQASSYFNKASLFPMLVLVAFLPFAFTNSL from the coding sequence ATGAAAACTGCGCCCGAACCGAGCCGGAAGCTTGGTTACTTTTCGCTCTTTTTCGACCTGGCCAGGAGCTATCAATCGTTGCTCTCGCTGTCTCAGCCTCTTCTCGGAGCGATAATCGCGCTGGGCGCTATGCCAAGCCTCCGCGTTATTATCCTGGGGCTTATTGCCGCAACTACAGGCTACCTCGCGGTTTTTTCAATGAATGATCTACTCGATTACAAGGTTGACAGTAAATCGATCAAAGCCGGCAAAGCAGAACGGGACAAACATGATATCGGGGTGGCCGTCTTTAAGCATCCGCTGGCACGCGGAGAACTCTCGTTTGTGGCAGCGCTAAGCTGGGTTTTGGGAACCGGTTTTGTTAGCGCATTTTTTGCGTATCTACTCAATCCGCTGTGCGCATGGATCTTCCTTGGGTGCGTAGTTCTCGAAACGCTTTATTGCGCTATGCGCTCCGTTTCGTGGGTTAAGACCTTCGCTACCGGAGTAATGGTTGGGCTGGGAGGGCTTGCGGGCTGGGCTGCCGTAGCGCCGCTAAGCCGGGGCTCTCTCTACTTTTTCTTGTTCCTGGCCTTATGGGAGGTGGCCGGGCGCAATCTAGCCAACGACCTGGCAGATGTCGACTCCGACCGGCGCATCGGTCTTAAAACGGTTGCCAGCGTTTTCGGCAATCGCACCTCGGCTACGATGATTCTTATCGGGGCTTGGCTAACGGTAGCCTCATCGGTGGTTTTGCCGATTTCATTGACCGCTAAACTTGTGGGGCTAGCCATTACTGTGTGGTCGATGGGAACGCCTTCTATTAAATTAGCATTGAATCCATCTTCCATGCAGGCCTCTTCCTACTTCAACAAGGCGAGTCTTTTCCCGAT
- a CDS encoding S-layer homology domain-containing protein — MDNAVDSDKPYTYQVTAVTDKGVESARSIEATATPKAKGPPTTVIEPGNTTTINQNNSTNIINNTTNNTVFVDVLNNAWYTTYITELVSINVISGYNDGTFKPDEDITRAEFAKMICLATGWDAKATRMSFRDVTQGHRACTYIESAKAHGVITGYPDRTFKPNNSATRAEVSKIIALAIN; from the coding sequence GTGGATAATGCCGTTGATAGTGATAAACCGTACACCTATCAGGTAACAGCGGTAACCGACAAAGGCGTTGAGAGTGCTAGATCGATTGAGGCTACGGCTACGCCTAAAGCTAAAGGTCCGCCTACAACAGTTATAGAACCGGGGAACACAACCACTATAAACCAGAACAATAGCACTAACATAATAAACAACACGACCAATAATACGGTGTTTGTTGATGTTTTGAACAACGCCTGGTATACCACATATATAACGGAGCTGGTTTCAATTAATGTTATTAGCGGCTATAACGATGGTACCTTTAAGCCTGATGAAGATATTACGAGAGCCGAATTCGCCAAGATGATTTGCCTGGCTACGGGCTGGGATGCGAAAGCAACGAGAATGTCGTTTCGCGATGTAACCCAGGGCCACCGGGCATGCACGTATATCGAATCGGCAAAAGCTCACGGCGTAATAACCGGTTATCCTGATAGAACATTTAAACCAAACAACTCAGCCACCCGGGCAGAAGTATCAAAAATTATTGCTTTAGCAATTAATTAA